The following are from one region of the Macadamia integrifolia cultivar HAES 741 unplaced genomic scaffold, SCU_Mint_v3 scaffold1132, whole genome shotgun sequence genome:
- the LOC122062882 gene encoding glutamate synthase 1 [NADH], chloroplastic-like produces the protein MSALSGSALQLRIKSGTFPSIHGSPSNHQCNITPLGSHGKKISSCFATKRQNAMENTFFGTRLRSYTPERLHLWRSDGPGRQPKLKVVVRSALSQVPEKPLGLYDPSFDKDSCGVGFVAELSGDSSRRTVTDAIEMLVRMTHRGACGCETNTGDGAGILVDLPHSFFTEVAKDVGFELPPLGGYAVGMFFLPTSETRREESKIVFTKVAESLGHVVLGWRSVPTDNTGLGKAALQTEPVIEQVFITPSPRSKATFEQQMYILRRVSMVAIRAALNLQHGGVKDFYICSLSSRTIVYKGQLKPDQLKDYYYADLGNESFMSYMALIHSRFSTNTFPSWDRAQPMRVLGHNGEINTLRGNVNWMKAREGLLKCKELGLSKNEMKKLLPIVDASSSDSGAFDGVLELLVRAGRSLPEAVMMMIPEAWQNDKNMDPDRKALYEYFSALMEPWDGPALISFTDGRYLGATLDRNGLRPGRFYVTHSGRVIMASEVGVVDIPPEDVLRKGRLNPGMMLLVDFEKHIVVDDEALKKQYSLARPYGEWLSRQKIELKNIVDSVPESDRVPPAISGAVPVSGQDENMEKMGIHGLLAPLKAFGYTVEALEMLLLPMAKDGTEALGSMGNDTPLAVMSNREKLTFEYFKQMFAQVTNPPIDPIREKIVTSMECMIGPEGDLTETTEEQCCRLSLKGPLLSTEEMEAIIKMNYRGWRSKVLDITYSKSRGRRGLEETLDRICLEARNAIKEGYTTLVLSDRAFSSNRVAVSSLLAVGAVHHHLVSKLERTRIGLVVESAEPREVHHFCTLVGFGADAICPYLAIEAIWRLQVDGKIPPKANGEFHSKEDLVKKYFKASNYGMMKVLAKMGISTLASYKGAQIFEALGLSSEVIQKCFNGTPSRVEGATFEVLAQDALRLHEIAFPARVLPPGSSEAVALPNPGDYHWRKDGEVHLNDPLAMAKLQEAAKSNSVAAYKEYSKRIQELNKTCNLRGMLKFKESEFKVPLDEVEPASEIVKRFCTGAMSYGSISLEAHTTLAIAMNRIGGKSNTGEGGENPSRMQPLPEGSMNPKRSAIKQVASGRFGVSSYYLTNADELQIKMAQGAKPGEGGELPGHKVIGDIAVTRNSTAGVGLISPPPHHDIYSIEDLAQLIHDLKNSNPGARISVKLVSEAGVGVIASGVVKGHADHVLISGHDGGTGASRWTGIKNAGLPWELGLAETHQTLVANDLRGRTTLQTDGQLKTGRDVAIAALLGAEEFGFSTAPLITLGCIMMRKCHKNTCPVGIATQDPVLREKFAGEPEHVINFFFMLAEEVREIMSQLGFRNITEMVGRSDMLEVDKEVTRNNEKLENIDLSLLLRPAADIRPEAAQYCTQKQDHGLDMALDQKLISLSQSALDKGLPVYIEMPILNVNRAVGTMLSHEVTKRYHMAGLPTDTIHIKFSGSAGQSLGAFLSSGIMLELEGDSNDYVGKGLSGGKIVVYPPRESNFDPKENIVIGNVALYGATSGEAYFNGMAAERFCVRNSGARAVVEGVGDHGCEYMTGGIVVVLGKTGRNFAAGMSGGIAYVLDVDKKFQSRCNLELVDLDNVEDEEDIMTLRMLIQQHQRHTNSKLAREVLADFENLLPKFIKVFPRDYKWILANMKAEKANREAEERAATEAEEQKEAELMEKDAFEELKKLAAASSNGSASQAAQEEPVKRPTRVADAIKHRGFVAYERESVSYRDPNARISDWKEVMEESKPGELLKTQSARCMDCGTPFCHQENSGCPLGNKIPEFNELVYQNRWREALDRLLETNNFPEFTGRVCPAPCEGSCVLGIIENPVSIKSIECSIIDRAFEEGWMVPRPPPVRTGKRVAVVGSGPSGLAAADQLNKMGHLVTVFERSDRIGGLMMYGVPNMKADKMEIVQRRVNLMAEEGVNFIVNANVGTDPLYSIERLRAKNDAIVLALGATKPRDLPVPGRELTGVHFAMEFLHANTKSFLDSDLQDGNYISAKGKKVVVIGGGDTGTDCIGTSIRHGCSSIVNLELLPQPPQTRAPGNPWPQWPRVFRVDYGHQEAAAKFGKDPRSYEVLTKRFIGDENGAVTGLELVRVNWEKDATGRFQFKEVEGSEEIIEANLVLLAMGFLGPESTIADQIGLERDNRSNLKAEYGRFSTNAEGVFAAGDCRRGQSLVVWAIAEGRKAATEVDKYLMKGEDEDLSIATDNEDVVKKNSKFTVVT, from the exons TGTACGATCCGTCCTTTGATAAGGATTCATGTGGAGTTGGATTTGTGGCCGAATTGTCGGGGGACAGCAGCAGGAGAACT GTAACAGATGCAATAGAGATGCTGGTCCGGATGACACATAGAGGAGCATGTGGCTGTGAAACAAACACTGGTGATGGAGCGGGCATCCTTGTGGATCTTCCTCACAGCTTCTTCACGGAG GTTGCCAAGGATGTTGGTTTTGAGCTTCCCCCACTAGGCGGGTATGCAGTTGGGATGTTCTTCTTGCCAACATCTGAGACTCGCAGGGAAGAAAGTAAAATAGTATTCACAAAG GTTGCTGAATCATTGGGGCATGTTGTTCTTGGTTGGCGCTCTGTTCCAACTGATAACACAGGACTGGGCAAAGCTGCTCTGCAAACAGAGCCTGTTATTGAACAAGTATTTATTACCCCAAGTCCCAGATCGAAAGCTACTTTTGAGCAACAG ATGTACATATTAAGGAGGGTTTCAATGGTTGCTATTCGGGCTGCTTTAAACCTCCAGCATGGTGGAGTGAAGGACTTCTATAtatgttctctctcttcaag GACTATTGTTTACAAAGGTCAATTAAAGCCAGATCAGTTGAAGGACTATTACTATGCAGATCTTGGCAATGAAAGTTTCATGAGCTACATGGCCCTG ATTCACTCTAGGTTTTCGACAAACACTTTTCCTAGCTGGGACCGTGCTCAACCCATGCGTGTCCTAGGCCACAATGGGGAGATCAACACTCTTCGAGGCAATGTAAACTG GATGAAGGCACGTGAAGGTCTGCTGAAGTGCAAGGAGCTTGGATTGTCGAAGAATGAGATGAAGAAGCTTCTACCTATTGTGGATGCTAGCTCATCTGATTCAG GAGCTTTCGATGGTGTCCTTGAGCTTCTGGTTCGAGCTGGCAGAAGTCTTCCTGAAGCTGTTATGATGATGATTCCTGAAGCATGGCAAAATGACAAGAATATGGATCCCGATAGGAAGGCCTTGTACGAGTATTTCTCTGCTCTTATGGAGCCATGGGATGGGCCTGCtcttatttcat TTACTGATGGCCGTTATCTTGGAGCCACATTGGATCGAAATGGATTGAGACCTGGTCGCTTTTACGTCACTCACAGTGGACGTGTCATCATGGCAAGTGAAGTTGGTGTTGTAGACATTCCACCTGAAGATGTTCTTCGGAAAGGAAGACTCAACCCTGGAATGATGCTTTTAGTAGATTTTGAGAAGCATATTGTTGTAGATGATGAGGCCCTGAAGAAGCAGTATTCTCTTGCGAGGCCATATGGTGAGTGGCTCAGCAGACAGAAGATAGAACTGAAAAACATAGTTGATTCTGTTCCTGAATCTGACAGGGTTCCGCCAGCCATATCTGGGGCTGTGCCG GTTTCTGGCCAGGATGAGAACATGGAGAAGATGGGTATTCACGGTCTGTTGGCTCCACTGAAGGCTTTTGG ttacacagttgaagctTTGGAAATGCTGTTACTTCCCATGGCAAAGGATGGAACCGAGGCTCTTGGCTCAATGGGAAATGATACTCCATTGGCTGTGATGTCAAACAGAGAGAAGCTCACTTTTGAGTATTTCAAGCAGATGTTTGCTCAGGTGACGAATCCACCAATCGATCCAATCCGGGAGAAGATCGTCACCTCTATGGAGTGCATGATTGGTCCAGAAGGTGATCTTACAGAAACTACAGAAGAACAGTGCTGTCGCCTCTCACTGAAAGGTCCTCTTCTATCCACTGAAGAAATGGAGGCAATCATAAAGATGAACTACAGAGGTTGGCGGAGCAAGGTTCTTGACATTACTTACTCTAAAAGTCGTGGTAGGAGAGGTTTGGAAGAGACATTGGATAGAATCTGCCTTGAAGCACGAAATGCAATCAAGGAAGGTTATACAACACTGGTTCTGTCGGACCGAG CTTTTTCATCAAATCGTGTCGCTGTAAGCTCCCTGTTAGCTGTTGGTGCTGTCCATCACCATTTAGTCTCAAAACTTGAGCGCACTCGAATTGGATTGGTAGTTGAATCTGCTGAGCCACGTGAAGTGCATCATTTCTGTACCCTGGTTGGATTTGGTGCTGATGCTATATGTCCATACTTGGCCATAGAAGCGATTTGGAGACTGCAGGTTGATGGTAAGATCCCCCCTAAAGCAAATGGTGAGTTCCACTCTAAGGAGGACttggtgaagaagtacttcaaaGCAAGCAACTACGGAATGATGAAGGTTCTTGCTAAAATGGGGATATCGACCTTGGCCTCCTATAAGGGTGCTCAGATTTTTGAGGCTTTGGGTCTTTCATCTGAGGTGATCCAGAAATGTTTCAATGGCACTCCAAGCAGGGTTGAGGGTGCAACGTTTGAAGTGCTTGCTCAGGATGCACTTCGACTACATGAAATAGCTTTTCCAGCTAGGGTCTTGCCTCCTGGAAGTTCAGAAGCTGTTGCACTGCCAAATCCTGGAGATTATCATTGGAGAAAAGATGGAGAAGTGCATCTTAATGATCCTCTTGCCATGGCAAAACTTCAAGAGGCTGCCAAATCAAACAGTGTAGCTGCATATAAAGAATACTCCAAGCGCATACAGGAACTCAATAAGACCTGCAATTTGCGGGGGATGTTGAAGTTTAAGGAATCAGAGTTTAAGGTTCCTTTGGATGAAGTTGAACCTGCTAGTGAGATTGTGAAGCGGTTCTGTACTGGGGCCATGAGTTATGGCTCAATATCTCTAGAAGCGCATACAACCCTTGCTATCGCCATGAACAGAATAGGAGGGAAATCAAATACTG GCGAGGGAGGTGAGAATCCATCTCGAATGCAGCCTCTTCCAGAGGGATCAATGAATCCAAAGAGGAGTGCTATAAAGCAGGTTGCCAGTGGGAGATTTGGGGTTTCTAGCTATTACCTTACAAATGCCGATGAATTGCAGATAAAAATGGCTCAG GGTGCTAAGCCAGGTGAAGGAGGTGAGCTTCCAGGCCACAAAGTTATAGGAGATATTGCAGTCACTAGAAACTCCACCGCTGGTGTGGGCCTCATCAGTCCCCCTCCCCATCATGATATCTATTCTATTGAAGATCTTGCCCAATTAATTCACGATCTTAAG AACTCTAATCCAGGAGCTCGAATCAGTGTGAAACTGGTGTCTGAAGCTGGCGTAGGAGTTATTGCTAGTGGGGTTGTGAAAGGCCATGCTGACCATGTTTTGATTTCTGGTCATGATGGAGGAACAGGAGCTTCACGTTGGACTGGTATCAAGAATGCTGGCCTACCATGGGAGCTTGGTTTGGCTGAGACTCATCAGACATTAGTTGCAAATGACCTTCGTGGTCGGACTACTCTCCAGACAGATGGTCAACTTAAAACTGGAAGGGATGTGGCCATTGCAGCACTTCTTGGTGCAGAAGAGTTTGGCTTTAGCACTGCTCCTTTGATAACTCTCGGCTGTATCATGATGCGTAAATGCCACAAGAACACATGCCCTGTTGGTATTGCTACACAAGATCCGGTTCTTCGTGAGAAATTTGCCGGAGAGCCTGAACATGTCATAAATTTCTTCTTTATGCTAGCTGAGGAGGTGCGTGAAATCATGTCTCAGCTTGGATTTCGAAACATCACTGAGATGGTTGGTCGTTCAGATATGCTGGAAGTTGATAAAGAAGTTACAAGGAACAATGAGAAACTGGAAAACATTGATCTTTCACTACTACTTAGACCTGCTGCTGATATCCGGCCGGAAGCAGCCCAATACTGTACCCAAAAGCAGGATCATGGATTGGACATGGCTTTAGACCAAAAACTTATCTCTCTATCCCAATCTGCTCTTGACAAAGGTCTTCCTGTATACATCGAAATGCCCATACTAAATGTGAATCGTGCTGTTGGAACCATGCTCAGCCATGAAGTCACTAAACGTTACCACATGGCAGGTCTTCCTACAGATACAATCCACATCAAGTTCAGTGGGAGTGCTGGGCAGAGCCTTGGAGCCTTCCTGTCCTCAGGCATCATGCTTGAACTTGAAGGTGACAGCAATGACTATGTCGGGAAAGGATTATCAGGGGGCAAGATTGTAGTTTACCCTCCAAGAGAAagtaattttgatcctaaagaAAACATTGTGATTGGAAATGTGGCTCTCTATGGTGCAACAAGCGGGGAGGCATATTTCAATGGGATGGCAGCTGAGAGGTTTTGTGTGCGCAATTCAGGAGCTAGGGCAGTTGTAGAAGGTGTTGGTGATCATGGGTGTGAATACATGACTGGAGGTATTGTTGTTGTGCTTGGAAAAACTGGGAGGAATTTTGCTGCCGGTATGAGTGGTGGGATTGCTTATGTTCTTGATGTTGATAAGAAGTTCCAATCTCGGTGCAATCTTGAGCTGGTAGATCTTGATAATGTTGAGGATGAAGAGGACATTATGACACTAAGGATGTTGATACAGCAACATCAGCGACACACTAACAGCAAATTGGCTAGGGAAGTCCTTGCTGACTTCGAAAATCTTCTTCCAAAGTTTATCAAAGTATTCCCAAGGGATTATAAATGGATTCTTGCAAACATGAAGGCTGAGAAAGCCAATAGAGAAGCAGAGGAACGAGCTGCCACAGAGGCTGAAGAACAAAAGGAGGCAGAGTTGATGGAAAAGGATGCGTTTGAAGAGCTCAAGAAGTTGGCAGCTGCATCCTCAAATGGGAGTGCGAGTCAG GCGGCACAGGAAGAACCAGTAAAGAGGCCAACCCGTGTTGCTGATGCTATCAAGCATCGAGGCTTTGTTGCTTATGAGCGGGAGAGTGTTTCATACAGGGATCCTAATGCTCGGATTAGTGACTGGAAAGAAGTTATGGAAGAGTCAAAACCAGGAGAGCTATTAAAGACCCAATCAGCTCGTTGCATGGACTGTGGAACTCCCTTCTGCCATCAG GAAAACTCGGGATGCCCCCTTGGGAACAAGATACCAGAATTCAATGAGTTGGTATATCAAAACAGATGGCGTGAGGCATTGGATCGGCTTTTAGAGACAAATAATTTCCCAGAGTTCACTGGCAGAGTTTGCCCTGCACCTTGTGAAGGTTCTTGTGTTCTTGGTATTATTGAGAACCCTGTATCTATCAAAAGCATAGAGTGCTCCATCATAGACAGGGCTTTTGAAGAAGGGTGGATGGTACCTCGGCCTCCCCCTGTGAGAACTGG GAAGAGAGTTGCTGTTGTGGGTAGTGGGCCTTCTGGCTTGGCTGCTGCTGATCAGTTAAACAAAATGGGTCATCTGGTGACCGTGTTTGAGCGTTCTGACAGAATTGGTGGGCTTATGATGTATGGGGTTCCCAACATGAAGGCTGATAAGATGGAAATTGTTCAAAGGCGGGTCAATCTTATGGCCGAGGAAGGTGTCAATTTCATTGTCAATGCAAATGTTGGAACAGATCCATTGTACTCTATAGAGCGACTTCGTGCAAAGAACGATGCCATAGTTTTGGCCTTGGGAGCTACAAAGCCAAG GGATCTTCCTGTTCCAGGACGAGAACTCACGGGAGTACATTTCGCTATGGAGTTTCTTCATGCAAACACCAAAAGCTTCCTGGATAGTGACCTCCAGGATGGAAACTATATATCCGCGAAAGGGAAAAAGGTCGTCGTAATAGGAGGGGGTGACACTGGCACTGACTGCATAGGGACATCAATCAGGCATGGCTGCTCCAGCATCGTAAACCTAGAGCTTCTCCCCCAGCCTCCTCAGACCAGGGCTCCAGGCAACCCTTGGCCACAG TGGCCTCGTGTTTTCCGTGTGGATTATGGCCATCAGGAAGCAGCTGCAAAGTTTGGCAAAGATCCGAGATCTTATGAGGTCTTGACCAAGCGGTTCATAGGAGACGAAAATGGAGCTGTGACAGGACTTGAGCTGGTGCGAGTAAACTGGGAAAAAGACGCCACTGGGAGGTTTCAGTTTAAAGAAGTTGAGGGCTCTGAGGAAATAATCGAGGCCAACCTTGTGCTTCTAGCAATGGGTTTCCTTGGTCCTGAGTCG ACAATTGCAGACCAGATAGGCTTGGAGCGTGACAACCGTTCCAACTTGAAGGCCGAGTATGGAAGATTCTCAACTAACGCAGAAGGGGTCTTTGCTGCCGGAGACTGTAGACGGGGACAATCGCTGGTGGTATGGGCAATCGCAGAAGGCCGAAAAGCTGCAACCGAAGTTGACAAGTACCTGATGAAAGGGGAAGATGAGGACCTTAGCATAGCCACTGACAATGAAGATGTGGTCAAGAAGAACAGCAAATTTACCGTAGTGACATAG